ATCGATCCCTCGGAGGCAGCGGCCAGAGATGGGGTTGGGATGGCTCAGAAATAGGATTTTGACCTCTTTGCGGAGTTCTGCCCGCAGTTTGAAGAGTGAAATTTGATGATCTTCATTGAGGGGGAGCAGTTCGAGATGGCTGCCATTGAGATCGGCTAGGTGGCGGACTTCGGGAGCGATAGGGCTAAAGCTGAGGATATGGTCTTTATCATCTTGGCAAAAGACGCGAAAAATCAGGTCGATCAGGGCGCTGCCGCCATTGCCGGCGATAATTTGTTCTTTTTTGAGGCCATAAAACTCGGCGGCTTCGTCACGGAGCAGCTGGCATTCGGGATCGGGATATTGGCTATAGTCTTGCTCGCTGCCTAGGCTGCCCCAAGGGCTTTCGTTTTGCTCCATACGCAGGCAATGCCGAGGCAGGCTATGGTAGCGGGCTCGGCGGCGGCTATTTAGAATTTTTCGGCTGCGGCGGGGCAGTAATTCATAAATATCAAAATCGCTGGAAGGCATAGGGTAGGGCTAGATACATGAGTAAAAAAGTAGCGAATAAAGGTATTGTTTTTTGCTCAAATTTCGTGCTAGTCTAGTCCTTGTTTTTAAAGCTGCCTTATAGTTTTGCACCCTTTTTCTTGAAGTACTCGAAGAAAGCGACATTTAGAAAAAGGAGTAAAAAGCCGTAAATAAAGTCATCCCAGGGGATACTGCCGCAGCGAAAGCCGAGTAGATTTTGTAGTTGTTGGCTATTATTATAGAGGACCACAGGTTCTTGATTGAAGCCTCCGGTCAGGATGCCATTGACCAATAAAAAGGGAAAAATGCTAATGAGATAGGCCAGATAAAATCGGCTGCGATAGTGATTGGGGACAAACAGCAGTTGCCAGAGCAAAAAGCTACCAGCCAGCAGGAAGGTCCAGGCGGTATAGCTCATCCAGAGGCCCAAAAAGCCAATCGCATAAAAGCCAAGGACCAAAAGCCAGCTTAGGGGCCGTTCTATGGGGGCCAAAATATCTTTAGGAATATAGGCCAAAAGGCATTCATGAATAAAGACACAGGCGTAGGGAACGGTAATAAAAAACAGCCATTCGCCTAGGGGGAGGCCCAGGAAAGAGTAGGTAAAATAGCGGGGATTGAAATCCCAGACCCCCATTTGGGTGAAGAAAACATCCCAGGCTAAAAAGAAGCCGCCTACCATGAGCAGGCCGGGGAGGAGAAAGCGCCATTTTTTATAGAAATGCACCTTTTTATCAAAGGAGAGTAAAAAAGGAAAGAGGAGCGTCCCGATGTTAATCCACAAATACCAATAGGCATGCTCGCCAAAACTGAGTTTTGGTCCCATAGCGGGCACTTGCATAGACTGCTCGGCCTGCCAGTCTAGGGGCTGCCATAATAAGTAAAGGACCCAAAGCAAGGGCAGCCCTCCAAGAAGAAGAGCCGCCCCCCATTTTTTTGTTTGCTGCTGCATTTATAAGAGATTAAACTGTGCCCGAATCATGGATTTGCCCAAGATATACAATTTGCTGCCATTGGGAATTCGGATGCGCTCTTCGGTTACCCGATCGGCAGGCGATTGCTTAATTTTGTGAAAGAGATTGAGGTAATACTTATAGGCCACATAGACCCCAAAGCGGCAACCTTTGGGCAGGCCCAAAATGCCATGATAGGCCAGTTGAAAATCAAGCAGGATATCCGCCTCGATTTCGGCCTTGATTTGGTCATTGAATAACTTATAATCTACACCCGGAAAATACACCCGACCTCTTTCTGCATAATCGCTTTTCATATCGCGCAAAAAGTTGACCTTTTGAAAGGCGGAGCCTAGGGCGCAGGCCGGTTCTTTTAGCTCCTCATAAAGGCCCGGCTGATCTTTGCAAAAC
This genomic interval from Saprospira grandis contains the following:
- a CDS encoding lycopene cyclase domain-containing protein, which gives rise to MQQQTKKWGAALLLGGLPLLWVLYLLWQPLDWQAEQSMQVPAMGPKLSFGEHAYWYLWINIGTLLFPFLLSFDKKVHFYKKWRFLLPGLLMVGGFFLAWDVFFTQMGVWDFNPRYFTYSFLGLPLGEWLFFITVPYACVFIHECLLAYIPKDILAPIERPLSWLLVLGFYAIGFLGLWMSYTAWTFLLAGSFLLWQLLFVPNHYRSRFYLAYLISIFPFLLVNGILTGGFNQEPVVLYNNSQQLQNLLGFRCGSIPWDDFIYGFLLLFLNVAFFEYFKKKGAKL